The Lasioglossum baleicum unplaced genomic scaffold, iyLasBale1 scaffold0021, whole genome shotgun sequence genome contains a region encoding:
- the Mino gene encoding glycerol-3-phosphate acyltransferase mino isoform X4, giving the protein MYEEPRRIFSRWLRIIIVRGYPEKDSLVNNITNQLMPFGLNILVVNSGPTLFSKVFNCISHVCSRKEYDYSKVTQLVLNDERLEEAIKMTASETVHNEGCSDSMALTKAKERAKKILLDMESRISNLLLKITAWVLYKLLPCFIQSAVVLPSQIEMLQKANETGLPLVFLPLHRSHLDYIMISFTLLMNNVRNPLIAAGDNLKIPLFGWLLRGLGAFFIKRRIDPAVGRKDVLYRATLHTYIMENLRAGHNIEFFIEGGRTRTGKPCMPKGGILSVIIDAYMDGTVEDALLIPVTMNYERLVDGNFVREQLGQPKKMETFRSTIGAIWETLKGNYGIVKVDFCQPFSLREMLNSFQAQQNKLTVNKTPPTERTLKYTMSSSSLYGTDVIVEEHRQLVESIARHVVYDCSVSTPVMSTNVVAFLLLNKFRDGCTLDKLVEAFDSIRQDLETRKKDIAFCGESLDVINHAMDILGPGLVQQQRQEITEVVDGQLMKSGFVTAIRPIAILPNVIELSYYSNTMLNCYIMDSIVVSALYAELQSQINDPVAVAQNNITVSQDLLVQRSLKLCDILKYEFIFCKPCQDLERVIVEAIENLSYTDIIMLQEQNCLEDEAWSRRYAQKFDDSSDEEYAIKNRSKKIEYKLSLVPEHAKRMEFLHTMLRPLVDTYTFSAFTLKKLVGRSLTERDLVQEVLAEIKTNLDRGIVNYGESLSVDPIKNSLKLFEKWNVLECHPQENIKLFYLKDEYDRDSAVTGIYETIAAFKWTRNVN; this is encoded by the exons ATGTATGAGGAACCACGTAGAATTTTTTCACGATGGTTGCGTATCATCATTGTACGGGGATACCCCGAAAAA GATTCGTTGGTGAACAATATCACCAACCAGCTCATGCCCTTTGGCTTGAACATACTAGTAGTTAATTCAGGACCCACGTTGTTCTCGAAAGTGTTCAACTGCATCTCGCACGTTTGCAGTCGTAAAGAGTACGATTACTCGAAAGTCACGCAACTG GTCCTGAACGACGAGAGATTAGAGGAAGCGATCAAAATGACCGCTTCGGAAACTGTGCACAACGAGGGTTGTAGCGATAGCATGGCTCTGACCAAAGCAAAGGAGAGAGCCAAAAAGATTCTACTCGATATGGAGAGCAGAATCAGCAACCTTTTACTTAAAATCACTGCTTGGGTCTTGTATAAATTACTGCCGTGTTTTATACAGTCTGCGGTGGTATTGCCTTCACAAATCGAGATGCTTCAGAAGGCGAACGAGACCGGCCTTCCTTTGGTGTTCCTTCCGTTACACCGCAGCCACTTAGATTACATCATGATCAGCTTCACTCTATTAATGAACAACGTTAGGAATCCATTGATCGCGGCCGGAGATAATCTAAAAATCCCATTGTTTGG GTGGTTACTGCGGGGTTTAGGCGCGTTTTTTATAAAACGTCGGATTGATCCTGCGGTGGGCCGCAAAGATGTTCTTTACCGCGCCACTCTTCACACGTACATCATGGAGAACTTGAGAGCGGGCCATAACATTGAGTTCTTCATAGAAGGTGGCCGAACAAGAACTGGCAAACCATGTATGCCGAAGGGTGGCATTCTAAGTGTGATCATCGACGCGTACATGGACGGGACTGTGGAAGACGCTCTGCTAATACCTGTTACGATGAACTACGAACGTCTCGTTGATGGGAATTTCGTTAGAGAACAGCTAGGTCAACCAAAGAAAATGGAAACCTTTAGGTCCACGATTGGAGCCATATGGGAGACTCTAAAGGGCAATTATGGGATCGTCAAAGTTGATTTCTGTCAGCCATTCTCTCTGAGG GAAATGTTGAACTCGTTTCAAGCACAGCAGAATAAGTTAACCGTCAATAAAACACCGCCCACCGAGAGAACTCTGAAATATACAATGTCCAGTTCGTCGCTCTATGGTACAGACGTTATCGTGGAGGAGCACCGACAATTAGTGGAGAGTATCGCGCGACACGTTGTATATG ATTGCTCTGTCTCGACGCCCGTCATGTCCACCAACGTCGTTGCATTTTTGCTTTTAAACAAATTCCGTGATGGCTGTACTTTGGACAAATTAGTCGAAGCATTTGACTCGATCAGACAAGATTTGGAGACTCGGAAGAAAGACATCGCGTTCTGTGGGGAGAGCCTTGATGTTATCAATCATGCT ATGGATATTCTGGGGCCCGGATTAGTGCAGCAGCAAAGACAAGAAATCACCGAGGTGGTCGATGGCCAATTAATGAAATCGGGCTTCGTTACCGCAATCCGTCCTATCGCGATCCTACCAAACGTGATCGAACTGTCTTACTACAGTAACACGATGCTTAATTGTTACATTATGGATAGTATAGTAGTGTCAGCTCTGTACGCTGAATTGCAGTCACAGATCAACGATCCGGTAGCGGTTGCTCAAAACAATATCACAGTATCTCAGGATCTCCTGGTTCAGAGATCACTTAAATTATGTGATATTCTTAAAtacgaatttatattttgcaaacCGTGCCAGGACTTGGAACGCGTCATCGTAGAAGCTATAGAGAATCTCTCGTATACTGACATCATTATGTTACAAGAG CAAAATTGTTTAGAAGATGAGGCGTGGAGCAGGAGGTACGCACAGAAGTTCGACGATAGTTCAgacgaagaatacgcgatcaagAATAGGTCTAAGAAAATCGAGTATAAA CTAAGTTTAGTACCGGAACACGCGAAACGCATGGAATTTCTACATACGATGCTGCGACCGTTAGTCGATACCTATACGTTCAGTGCCTTTACACTTAAGAAATTAGTAGGACGATCACTTACCGAACGAGATCTAGTCCAGGAAGTTTTAGCCGAAATAAAAACGAATTTAGACCGGGGTATAGTAAATTATG GGGAAAGCTTAAGCGTTGATCCGATAAAAAATTCGTTGAAATTGTTCGAAAAATGGAACGTTCTGGAGTGCCACCCGCAAGAGAACATTAAACTATTCTATCTGAAGGATGAGTACGACAGAGATTCCGCTGTAACGGGAATCTACGAAACGATAGCAGCTTTCAAATGGACCcgaaatgtaaattaa
- the Mino gene encoding glycerol-3-phosphate acyltransferase mino isoform X2, which produces MSSLFFKKHGHYRRKANTMVDVLSTRLQEVYAKWESRTEVKRKSEPTTNRYSVGELRRTGLQLHRRKIQDREQSRKVRENSLFKIKETEPLIPLVKEKPSFLRYCCRSCTPSSRDSLVNNITNQLMPFGLNILVVNSGPTLFSKVFNCISHVCSRKEYDYSKVTQLVLNDERLEEAIKMTASETVHNEGCSDSMALTKAKERAKKILLDMESRISNLLLKITAWVLYKLLPCFIQSAVVLPSQIEMLQKANETGLPLVFLPLHRSHLDYIMISFTLLMNNVRNPLIAAGDNLKIPLFGWLLRGLGAFFIKRRIDPAVGRKDVLYRATLHTYIMENLRAGHNIEFFIEGGRTRTGKPCMPKGGILSVIIDAYMDGTVEDALLIPVTMNYERLVDGNFVREQLGQPKKMETFRSTIGAIWETLKGNYGIVKVDFCQPFSLREMLNSFQAQQNKLTVNKTPPTERTLKYTMSSSSLYGTDVIVEEHRQLVESIARHVVYDCSVSTPVMSTNVVAFLLLNKFRDGCTLDKLVEAFDSIRQDLETRKKDIAFCGESLDVINHAMDILGPGLVQQQRQEITEVVDGQLMKSGFVTAIRPIAILPNVIELSYYSNTMLNCYIMDSIVVSALYAELQSQINDPVAVAQNNITVSQDLLVQRSLKLCDILKYEFIFCKPCQDLERVIVEAIENLSYTDIIMLQEQNCLEDEAWSRRYAQKFDDSSDEEYAIKNRSKKIEYKLSLVPEHAKRMEFLHTMLRPLVDTYTFSAFTLKKLVGRSLTERDLVQEVLAEIKTNLDRGIVNYGESLSVDPIKNSLKLFEKWNVLECHPQENIKLFYLKDEYDRDSAVTGIYETIAAFKWTRNVN; this is translated from the exons ATGTCAAGTTTGTTTTTTAAGAAACATGGACACTATCGTCGAAA AGCGAACACCATGGTGGATGTATTATCAACGCGTCTGCAGGAGGTGTACGCGAAATGGGAGAGTAGAACGGAGGTGAAGAGAAAATCGGAGCCGACCACCAATCGTTATTCTGTTGGAG AACTTCGCCGGACAGGCTTGCAGCTGCACAGGCGGAAAATACAAGACAGAGAACAGTCGAGAAAAGTTCGGGAGAACTCATTGTTCAAGATCAAAGAGACCGAGCCCTTGATTCCTCTGGTGAAAGAGAAACCCTCGTTCTTGCGCTACTGCTGTCGTAGTTGCACTCCGTCTTCTCGA GATTCGTTGGTGAACAATATCACCAACCAGCTCATGCCCTTTGGCTTGAACATACTAGTAGTTAATTCAGGACCCACGTTGTTCTCGAAAGTGTTCAACTGCATCTCGCACGTTTGCAGTCGTAAAGAGTACGATTACTCGAAAGTCACGCAACTG GTCCTGAACGACGAGAGATTAGAGGAAGCGATCAAAATGACCGCTTCGGAAACTGTGCACAACGAGGGTTGTAGCGATAGCATGGCTCTGACCAAAGCAAAGGAGAGAGCCAAAAAGATTCTACTCGATATGGAGAGCAGAATCAGCAACCTTTTACTTAAAATCACTGCTTGGGTCTTGTATAAATTACTGCCGTGTTTTATACAGTCTGCGGTGGTATTGCCTTCACAAATCGAGATGCTTCAGAAGGCGAACGAGACCGGCCTTCCTTTGGTGTTCCTTCCGTTACACCGCAGCCACTTAGATTACATCATGATCAGCTTCACTCTATTAATGAACAACGTTAGGAATCCATTGATCGCGGCCGGAGATAATCTAAAAATCCCATTGTTTGG GTGGTTACTGCGGGGTTTAGGCGCGTTTTTTATAAAACGTCGGATTGATCCTGCGGTGGGCCGCAAAGATGTTCTTTACCGCGCCACTCTTCACACGTACATCATGGAGAACTTGAGAGCGGGCCATAACATTGAGTTCTTCATAGAAGGTGGCCGAACAAGAACTGGCAAACCATGTATGCCGAAGGGTGGCATTCTAAGTGTGATCATCGACGCGTACATGGACGGGACTGTGGAAGACGCTCTGCTAATACCTGTTACGATGAACTACGAACGTCTCGTTGATGGGAATTTCGTTAGAGAACAGCTAGGTCAACCAAAGAAAATGGAAACCTTTAGGTCCACGATTGGAGCCATATGGGAGACTCTAAAGGGCAATTATGGGATCGTCAAAGTTGATTTCTGTCAGCCATTCTCTCTGAGG GAAATGTTGAACTCGTTTCAAGCACAGCAGAATAAGTTAACCGTCAATAAAACACCGCCCACCGAGAGAACTCTGAAATATACAATGTCCAGTTCGTCGCTCTATGGTACAGACGTTATCGTGGAGGAGCACCGACAATTAGTGGAGAGTATCGCGCGACACGTTGTATATG ATTGCTCTGTCTCGACGCCCGTCATGTCCACCAACGTCGTTGCATTTTTGCTTTTAAACAAATTCCGTGATGGCTGTACTTTGGACAAATTAGTCGAAGCATTTGACTCGATCAGACAAGATTTGGAGACTCGGAAGAAAGACATCGCGTTCTGTGGGGAGAGCCTTGATGTTATCAATCATGCT ATGGATATTCTGGGGCCCGGATTAGTGCAGCAGCAAAGACAAGAAATCACCGAGGTGGTCGATGGCCAATTAATGAAATCGGGCTTCGTTACCGCAATCCGTCCTATCGCGATCCTACCAAACGTGATCGAACTGTCTTACTACAGTAACACGATGCTTAATTGTTACATTATGGATAGTATAGTAGTGTCAGCTCTGTACGCTGAATTGCAGTCACAGATCAACGATCCGGTAGCGGTTGCTCAAAACAATATCACAGTATCTCAGGATCTCCTGGTTCAGAGATCACTTAAATTATGTGATATTCTTAAAtacgaatttatattttgcaaacCGTGCCAGGACTTGGAACGCGTCATCGTAGAAGCTATAGAGAATCTCTCGTATACTGACATCATTATGTTACAAGAG CAAAATTGTTTAGAAGATGAGGCGTGGAGCAGGAGGTACGCACAGAAGTTCGACGATAGTTCAgacgaagaatacgcgatcaagAATAGGTCTAAGAAAATCGAGTATAAA CTAAGTTTAGTACCGGAACACGCGAAACGCATGGAATTTCTACATACGATGCTGCGACCGTTAGTCGATACCTATACGTTCAGTGCCTTTACACTTAAGAAATTAGTAGGACGATCACTTACCGAACGAGATCTAGTCCAGGAAGTTTTAGCCGAAATAAAAACGAATTTAGACCGGGGTATAGTAAATTATG GGGAAAGCTTAAGCGTTGATCCGATAAAAAATTCGTTGAAATTGTTCGAAAAATGGAACGTTCTGGAGTGCCACCCGCAAGAGAACATTAAACTATTCTATCTGAAGGATGAGTACGACAGAGATTCCGCTGTAACGGGAATCTACGAAACGATAGCAGCTTTCAAATGGACCcgaaatgtaaattaa
- the Mino gene encoding glycerol-3-phosphate acyltransferase mino isoform X1, producing the protein MDGLVEIFLFFGILYYFFNFRANTMVDVLSTRLQEVYAKWESRTEVKRKSEPTTNRYSVGELRRTGLQLHRRKIQDREQSRKVRENSLFKIKETEPLIPLVKEKPSFLRYCCRSCTPSSRDSLVNNITNQLMPFGLNILVVNSGPTLFSKVFNCISHVCSRKEYDYSKVTQLVLNDERLEEAIKMTASETVHNEGCSDSMALTKAKERAKKILLDMESRISNLLLKITAWVLYKLLPCFIQSAVVLPSQIEMLQKANETGLPLVFLPLHRSHLDYIMISFTLLMNNVRNPLIAAGDNLKIPLFGWLLRGLGAFFIKRRIDPAVGRKDVLYRATLHTYIMENLRAGHNIEFFIEGGRTRTGKPCMPKGGILSVIIDAYMDGTVEDALLIPVTMNYERLVDGNFVREQLGQPKKMETFRSTIGAIWETLKGNYGIVKVDFCQPFSLREMLNSFQAQQNKLTVNKTPPTERTLKYTMSSSSLYGTDVIVEEHRQLVESIARHVVYDCSVSTPVMSTNVVAFLLLNKFRDGCTLDKLVEAFDSIRQDLETRKKDIAFCGESLDVINHAMDILGPGLVQQQRQEITEVVDGQLMKSGFVTAIRPIAILPNVIELSYYSNTMLNCYIMDSIVVSALYAELQSQINDPVAVAQNNITVSQDLLVQRSLKLCDILKYEFIFCKPCQDLERVIVEAIENLSYTDIIMLQEQNCLEDEAWSRRYAQKFDDSSDEEYAIKNRSKKIEYKLSLVPEHAKRMEFLHTMLRPLVDTYTFSAFTLKKLVGRSLTERDLVQEVLAEIKTNLDRGIVNYGESLSVDPIKNSLKLFEKWNVLECHPQENIKLFYLKDEYDRDSAVTGIYETIAAFKWTRNVN; encoded by the exons ATGGACGGTCTCGTTGAGATTTTCCTGTTCTTCGGGATCCTCTACTACTTCTTCAACTTCAG AGCGAACACCATGGTGGATGTATTATCAACGCGTCTGCAGGAGGTGTACGCGAAATGGGAGAGTAGAACGGAGGTGAAGAGAAAATCGGAGCCGACCACCAATCGTTATTCTGTTGGAG AACTTCGCCGGACAGGCTTGCAGCTGCACAGGCGGAAAATACAAGACAGAGAACAGTCGAGAAAAGTTCGGGAGAACTCATTGTTCAAGATCAAAGAGACCGAGCCCTTGATTCCTCTGGTGAAAGAGAAACCCTCGTTCTTGCGCTACTGCTGTCGTAGTTGCACTCCGTCTTCTCGA GATTCGTTGGTGAACAATATCACCAACCAGCTCATGCCCTTTGGCTTGAACATACTAGTAGTTAATTCAGGACCCACGTTGTTCTCGAAAGTGTTCAACTGCATCTCGCACGTTTGCAGTCGTAAAGAGTACGATTACTCGAAAGTCACGCAACTG GTCCTGAACGACGAGAGATTAGAGGAAGCGATCAAAATGACCGCTTCGGAAACTGTGCACAACGAGGGTTGTAGCGATAGCATGGCTCTGACCAAAGCAAAGGAGAGAGCCAAAAAGATTCTACTCGATATGGAGAGCAGAATCAGCAACCTTTTACTTAAAATCACTGCTTGGGTCTTGTATAAATTACTGCCGTGTTTTATACAGTCTGCGGTGGTATTGCCTTCACAAATCGAGATGCTTCAGAAGGCGAACGAGACCGGCCTTCCTTTGGTGTTCCTTCCGTTACACCGCAGCCACTTAGATTACATCATGATCAGCTTCACTCTATTAATGAACAACGTTAGGAATCCATTGATCGCGGCCGGAGATAATCTAAAAATCCCATTGTTTGG GTGGTTACTGCGGGGTTTAGGCGCGTTTTTTATAAAACGTCGGATTGATCCTGCGGTGGGCCGCAAAGATGTTCTTTACCGCGCCACTCTTCACACGTACATCATGGAGAACTTGAGAGCGGGCCATAACATTGAGTTCTTCATAGAAGGTGGCCGAACAAGAACTGGCAAACCATGTATGCCGAAGGGTGGCATTCTAAGTGTGATCATCGACGCGTACATGGACGGGACTGTGGAAGACGCTCTGCTAATACCTGTTACGATGAACTACGAACGTCTCGTTGATGGGAATTTCGTTAGAGAACAGCTAGGTCAACCAAAGAAAATGGAAACCTTTAGGTCCACGATTGGAGCCATATGGGAGACTCTAAAGGGCAATTATGGGATCGTCAAAGTTGATTTCTGTCAGCCATTCTCTCTGAGG GAAATGTTGAACTCGTTTCAAGCACAGCAGAATAAGTTAACCGTCAATAAAACACCGCCCACCGAGAGAACTCTGAAATATACAATGTCCAGTTCGTCGCTCTATGGTACAGACGTTATCGTGGAGGAGCACCGACAATTAGTGGAGAGTATCGCGCGACACGTTGTATATG ATTGCTCTGTCTCGACGCCCGTCATGTCCACCAACGTCGTTGCATTTTTGCTTTTAAACAAATTCCGTGATGGCTGTACTTTGGACAAATTAGTCGAAGCATTTGACTCGATCAGACAAGATTTGGAGACTCGGAAGAAAGACATCGCGTTCTGTGGGGAGAGCCTTGATGTTATCAATCATGCT ATGGATATTCTGGGGCCCGGATTAGTGCAGCAGCAAAGACAAGAAATCACCGAGGTGGTCGATGGCCAATTAATGAAATCGGGCTTCGTTACCGCAATCCGTCCTATCGCGATCCTACCAAACGTGATCGAACTGTCTTACTACAGTAACACGATGCTTAATTGTTACATTATGGATAGTATAGTAGTGTCAGCTCTGTACGCTGAATTGCAGTCACAGATCAACGATCCGGTAGCGGTTGCTCAAAACAATATCACAGTATCTCAGGATCTCCTGGTTCAGAGATCACTTAAATTATGTGATATTCTTAAAtacgaatttatattttgcaaacCGTGCCAGGACTTGGAACGCGTCATCGTAGAAGCTATAGAGAATCTCTCGTATACTGACATCATTATGTTACAAGAG CAAAATTGTTTAGAAGATGAGGCGTGGAGCAGGAGGTACGCACAGAAGTTCGACGATAGTTCAgacgaagaatacgcgatcaagAATAGGTCTAAGAAAATCGAGTATAAA CTAAGTTTAGTACCGGAACACGCGAAACGCATGGAATTTCTACATACGATGCTGCGACCGTTAGTCGATACCTATACGTTCAGTGCCTTTACACTTAAGAAATTAGTAGGACGATCACTTACCGAACGAGATCTAGTCCAGGAAGTTTTAGCCGAAATAAAAACGAATTTAGACCGGGGTATAGTAAATTATG GGGAAAGCTTAAGCGTTGATCCGATAAAAAATTCGTTGAAATTGTTCGAAAAATGGAACGTTCTGGAGTGCCACCCGCAAGAGAACATTAAACTATTCTATCTGAAGGATGAGTACGACAGAGATTCCGCTGTAACGGGAATCTACGAAACGATAGCAGCTTTCAAATGGACCcgaaatgtaaattaa
- the Mino gene encoding glycerol-3-phosphate acyltransferase mino isoform X3 produces the protein MVDVLSTRLQEVYAKWESRTEVKRKSEPTTNRYSVGELRRTGLQLHRRKIQDREQSRKVRENSLFKIKETEPLIPLVKEKPSFLRYCCRSCTPSSRDSLVNNITNQLMPFGLNILVVNSGPTLFSKVFNCISHVCSRKEYDYSKVTQLVLNDERLEEAIKMTASETVHNEGCSDSMALTKAKERAKKILLDMESRISNLLLKITAWVLYKLLPCFIQSAVVLPSQIEMLQKANETGLPLVFLPLHRSHLDYIMISFTLLMNNVRNPLIAAGDNLKIPLFGWLLRGLGAFFIKRRIDPAVGRKDVLYRATLHTYIMENLRAGHNIEFFIEGGRTRTGKPCMPKGGILSVIIDAYMDGTVEDALLIPVTMNYERLVDGNFVREQLGQPKKMETFRSTIGAIWETLKGNYGIVKVDFCQPFSLREMLNSFQAQQNKLTVNKTPPTERTLKYTMSSSSLYGTDVIVEEHRQLVESIARHVVYDCSVSTPVMSTNVVAFLLLNKFRDGCTLDKLVEAFDSIRQDLETRKKDIAFCGESLDVINHAMDILGPGLVQQQRQEITEVVDGQLMKSGFVTAIRPIAILPNVIELSYYSNTMLNCYIMDSIVVSALYAELQSQINDPVAVAQNNITVSQDLLVQRSLKLCDILKYEFIFCKPCQDLERVIVEAIENLSYTDIIMLQEQNCLEDEAWSRRYAQKFDDSSDEEYAIKNRSKKIEYKLSLVPEHAKRMEFLHTMLRPLVDTYTFSAFTLKKLVGRSLTERDLVQEVLAEIKTNLDRGIVNYGESLSVDPIKNSLKLFEKWNVLECHPQENIKLFYLKDEYDRDSAVTGIYETIAAFKWTRNVN, from the exons ATGGTGGATGTATTATCAACGCGTCTGCAGGAGGTGTACGCGAAATGGGAGAGTAGAACGGAGGTGAAGAGAAAATCGGAGCCGACCACCAATCGTTATTCTGTTGGAG AACTTCGCCGGACAGGCTTGCAGCTGCACAGGCGGAAAATACAAGACAGAGAACAGTCGAGAAAAGTTCGGGAGAACTCATTGTTCAAGATCAAAGAGACCGAGCCCTTGATTCCTCTGGTGAAAGAGAAACCCTCGTTCTTGCGCTACTGCTGTCGTAGTTGCACTCCGTCTTCTCGA GATTCGTTGGTGAACAATATCACCAACCAGCTCATGCCCTTTGGCTTGAACATACTAGTAGTTAATTCAGGACCCACGTTGTTCTCGAAAGTGTTCAACTGCATCTCGCACGTTTGCAGTCGTAAAGAGTACGATTACTCGAAAGTCACGCAACTG GTCCTGAACGACGAGAGATTAGAGGAAGCGATCAAAATGACCGCTTCGGAAACTGTGCACAACGAGGGTTGTAGCGATAGCATGGCTCTGACCAAAGCAAAGGAGAGAGCCAAAAAGATTCTACTCGATATGGAGAGCAGAATCAGCAACCTTTTACTTAAAATCACTGCTTGGGTCTTGTATAAATTACTGCCGTGTTTTATACAGTCTGCGGTGGTATTGCCTTCACAAATCGAGATGCTTCAGAAGGCGAACGAGACCGGCCTTCCTTTGGTGTTCCTTCCGTTACACCGCAGCCACTTAGATTACATCATGATCAGCTTCACTCTATTAATGAACAACGTTAGGAATCCATTGATCGCGGCCGGAGATAATCTAAAAATCCCATTGTTTGG GTGGTTACTGCGGGGTTTAGGCGCGTTTTTTATAAAACGTCGGATTGATCCTGCGGTGGGCCGCAAAGATGTTCTTTACCGCGCCACTCTTCACACGTACATCATGGAGAACTTGAGAGCGGGCCATAACATTGAGTTCTTCATAGAAGGTGGCCGAACAAGAACTGGCAAACCATGTATGCCGAAGGGTGGCATTCTAAGTGTGATCATCGACGCGTACATGGACGGGACTGTGGAAGACGCTCTGCTAATACCTGTTACGATGAACTACGAACGTCTCGTTGATGGGAATTTCGTTAGAGAACAGCTAGGTCAACCAAAGAAAATGGAAACCTTTAGGTCCACGATTGGAGCCATATGGGAGACTCTAAAGGGCAATTATGGGATCGTCAAAGTTGATTTCTGTCAGCCATTCTCTCTGAGG GAAATGTTGAACTCGTTTCAAGCACAGCAGAATAAGTTAACCGTCAATAAAACACCGCCCACCGAGAGAACTCTGAAATATACAATGTCCAGTTCGTCGCTCTATGGTACAGACGTTATCGTGGAGGAGCACCGACAATTAGTGGAGAGTATCGCGCGACACGTTGTATATG ATTGCTCTGTCTCGACGCCCGTCATGTCCACCAACGTCGTTGCATTTTTGCTTTTAAACAAATTCCGTGATGGCTGTACTTTGGACAAATTAGTCGAAGCATTTGACTCGATCAGACAAGATTTGGAGACTCGGAAGAAAGACATCGCGTTCTGTGGGGAGAGCCTTGATGTTATCAATCATGCT ATGGATATTCTGGGGCCCGGATTAGTGCAGCAGCAAAGACAAGAAATCACCGAGGTGGTCGATGGCCAATTAATGAAATCGGGCTTCGTTACCGCAATCCGTCCTATCGCGATCCTACCAAACGTGATCGAACTGTCTTACTACAGTAACACGATGCTTAATTGTTACATTATGGATAGTATAGTAGTGTCAGCTCTGTACGCTGAATTGCAGTCACAGATCAACGATCCGGTAGCGGTTGCTCAAAACAATATCACAGTATCTCAGGATCTCCTGGTTCAGAGATCACTTAAATTATGTGATATTCTTAAAtacgaatttatattttgcaaacCGTGCCAGGACTTGGAACGCGTCATCGTAGAAGCTATAGAGAATCTCTCGTATACTGACATCATTATGTTACAAGAG CAAAATTGTTTAGAAGATGAGGCGTGGAGCAGGAGGTACGCACAGAAGTTCGACGATAGTTCAgacgaagaatacgcgatcaagAATAGGTCTAAGAAAATCGAGTATAAA CTAAGTTTAGTACCGGAACACGCGAAACGCATGGAATTTCTACATACGATGCTGCGACCGTTAGTCGATACCTATACGTTCAGTGCCTTTACACTTAAGAAATTAGTAGGACGATCACTTACCGAACGAGATCTAGTCCAGGAAGTTTTAGCCGAAATAAAAACGAATTTAGACCGGGGTATAGTAAATTATG GGGAAAGCTTAAGCGTTGATCCGATAAAAAATTCGTTGAAATTGTTCGAAAAATGGAACGTTCTGGAGTGCCACCCGCAAGAGAACATTAAACTATTCTATCTGAAGGATGAGTACGACAGAGATTCCGCTGTAACGGGAATCTACGAAACGATAGCAGCTTTCAAATGGACCcgaaatgtaaattaa